From the genome of Edaphobacter dinghuensis, one region includes:
- the rplQ gene encoding 50S ribosomal protein L17 — protein sequence MRHRNAGFKLGRNTSHRRAMLRNLVTSIILMDRVETTITKCKATRPLVEKMITLGKRGDVHARRQAAAYLMTPDAVDRLFAVVAPRYGARNGGYLRIVRSGPRKGDAAEMAFIELLGAEHELNEKAQKRAEARTKRREELAKQMEERNPGEAPDPNAEP from the coding sequence ATGCGCCACCGTAATGCAGGATTCAAATTAGGCCGCAACACCAGCCACCGCCGCGCCATGCTGCGCAACCTCGTCACCTCCATCATCCTGATGGACCGCGTCGAGACCACCATCACCAAGTGCAAAGCCACCCGCCCTCTGGTCGAGAAGATGATTACCCTCGGCAAGCGCGGCGATGTTCACGCCCGTCGTCAGGCTGCTGCCTACCTCATGACTCCTGATGCGGTCGATCGTCTCTTTGCAGTGGTAGCGCCCCGCTACGGAGCCCGCAACGGCGGCTACCTGCGCATCGTGCGCAGCGGACCCCGCAAGGGTGACGCAGCCGAGATGGCATTCATCGAGCTTCTCGGTGCAGAGCATGAGCTGAACGAGAAGGCCCAGAAGCGTGCAGAGGCCCGCACCAAGCGGCGTGAAGAGCTCGCCAAGCAGATGGAAGAGCGCAACCCCGGCGAAGCTCCCGATCCCAACGCTGAGCCCTAA
- the rpsK gene encoding 30S ribosomal protein S11, with protein MAKTQNTKGAAKPGKNKKFKKRERKNVPFGLVFIQASFNNTIVTITDQAGNTLSWKSSGSLGFRGSRKGTPFAAQQAAVGAANAARDHGLRSVDVRVSGPGSGRESAIRALATAGIEVRSIRDVTPMPHNGCRPPKRRRV; from the coding sequence ATGGCGAAGACACAGAACACCAAAGGCGCAGCCAAGCCTGGCAAGAATAAGAAGTTCAAGAAGCGCGAACGCAAGAATGTTCCATTCGGCCTCGTCTTCATCCAGGCATCATTCAACAACACCATCGTCACCATCACCGACCAGGCTGGCAACACGCTCTCCTGGAAGAGCAGTGGTTCGCTCGGCTTCCGTGGCTCCCGCAAGGGTACCCCGTTTGCCGCGCAGCAGGCGGCTGTCGGCGCTGCTAATGCAGCCCGCGACCACGGTCTTCGTTCGGTCGATGTGCGCGTCTCCGGTCCCGGCTCCGGCCGTGAATCCGCGATCCGCGCTCTCGCTACCGCAGGCATCGAGGTTCGCAGCATCCGCGACGTTACGCCCATGCCGCACAACGGCTGCCGTCCGCCGAAGCGCCGCCGCGTATAA
- the rpsM gene encoding 30S ribosomal protein S13 gives MARIAGVDVPNNKQARIGLTYIFGIGDSRAAKILAKADVDPFAKIATLDEDQLNRIRQVIEEEGQIEGDLRKDVSLNIKRLIEIQSYRGLRHRRSLPVRGQRTHTNARTRKGPRKGTVAGKKKATK, from the coding sequence ATGGCACGTATTGCTGGAGTCGATGTCCCTAACAACAAACAGGCGCGCATCGGTCTCACCTACATTTTTGGCATCGGCGACTCGCGCGCGGCCAAGATCCTCGCGAAGGCGGACGTCGATCCCTTCGCAAAGATCGCGACCCTCGACGAGGATCAGCTGAACCGCATCCGTCAAGTCATCGAAGAAGAGGGCCAGATCGAAGGCGACCTCCGCAAGGATGTCTCGCTGAACATCAAGCGTCTCATTGAAATTCAGTCCTACCGTGGTCTCCGCCATCGCCGCAGCCTGCCGGTTCGCGGTCAGCGCACCCACACCAACGCTCGCACCCGCAAAGGCCCGCGCAAGGGCACCGTTGCCGGTAAGAAGAAAGCGACGAAATAA
- the rpsD gene encoding 30S ribosomal protein S4, whose amino-acid sequence MARYTGPVCRLCRRDGTKLFLKGAKCFSEKCPVEKRNFPPGQHGQSKKQKKVVGYGLQLREKQKAKRIYFTLETQFRAYYQKASNRTGVTGELLLQQLETRLDNVCYRLGFAMSRRQARQIVRHGHIQVNGRKVNIPSFQCKVGDEIAIREGSKSLVVLEESKNFASGQNAVQWLDINRDNLSGKVLALPKREDVNLPVNEQLIVELYSK is encoded by the coding sequence ATGGCACGTTACACAGGACCCGTCTGCCGCCTCTGCCGCCGCGACGGCACCAAGCTCTTCCTCAAGGGAGCCAAATGCTTCTCAGAAAAATGCCCCGTCGAGAAGCGCAACTTCCCCCCCGGCCAGCACGGCCAGTCCAAGAAGCAGAAGAAGGTTGTTGGCTACGGTCTGCAGCTTCGCGAGAAGCAGAAGGCCAAGCGCATCTACTTCACGCTCGAGACCCAGTTCCGCGCCTACTACCAGAAGGCCTCGAACCGCACCGGCGTCACCGGCGAACTCCTGCTGCAGCAGCTTGAGACCCGCCTCGACAACGTGTGCTACCGTCTCGGCTTTGCGATGAGCCGCCGTCAGGCCCGCCAGATCGTTCGCCACGGCCACATTCAGGTCAACGGCCGCAAGGTCAACATCCCGTCCTTCCAGTGCAAGGTCGGCGACGAGATCGCGATCCGCGAAGGCTCCAAGTCCCTGGTGGTTCTCGAAGAGTCGAAGAACTTTGCCAGCGGTCAGAATGCAGTTCAGTGGCTCGACATCAACCGCGACAATCTCTCCGGCAAAGTTCTTGCTCTGCCGAAGCGCGAAGATGTCAACCTGCCCGTCAACGAGCAGCTGATCGTCGAACTCTACAGCAAGTAA
- a CDS encoding DNA-directed RNA polymerase subunit alpha, whose product MLWRGFQKPKRLAVDTETLTDKYGKFSAQPFERGFGTTIGNALRRTLLSSIEGAAVTAVRIEGVLHEFQSITGVVEDATDIILNLKQIPFKLNGEGPKALYLRADQAGVVTSGSIEADGDVEILDKDVYICTISEGGKIDMEMRLKRGRGYISADKNFDSDLGLGFIPVDSVHSPVRKVNYLVEAARLGQITDYDKLTVEIWTNGTVLPADALGLSAKLLKDHMTIFINFEEELEAGHDGLHDGPALQNDNLNRSVEELELSVRSYNCLKNANIITIGELIQKTEAEMLKTKNFGRKSLNEIKEILAQMGLSLGMKIDEHGNPQPGPTSVLPAATLAASFGNFDDDDEDEDEDDDFDLPAEPENF is encoded by the coding sequence ATGCTTTGGAGAGGATTCCAAAAACCCAAGCGCCTCGCAGTCGACACCGAAACACTCACCGACAAGTACGGCAAGTTTTCCGCGCAGCCCTTTGAGCGCGGCTTCGGTACCACTATCGGCAATGCGCTCCGCCGCACCCTGCTTTCGTCCATCGAAGGCGCTGCCGTCACCGCCGTTCGCATCGAAGGCGTGCTGCACGAGTTCCAGTCGATCACCGGCGTTGTTGAGGACGCGACTGACATTATCCTCAACCTGAAGCAGATTCCTTTCAAGCTCAACGGCGAAGGCCCCAAGGCTCTCTACCTCCGCGCCGACCAGGCCGGTGTTGTCACCTCGGGGTCCATCGAGGCCGACGGCGACGTCGAGATTCTCGACAAGGACGTCTACATCTGCACCATCTCCGAAGGCGGCAAGATCGACATGGAGATGCGCTTAAAGCGCGGCCGTGGCTACATCTCTGCCGACAAGAACTTCGACAGCGATCTCGGTCTCGGCTTCATTCCCGTCGACTCCGTTCACTCGCCCGTCCGCAAGGTCAACTACCTCGTCGAGGCCGCCCGTCTCGGTCAGATCACCGACTACGACAAGCTCACCGTCGAGATCTGGACCAACGGAACCGTCCTTCCCGCAGACGCACTCGGCCTCTCTGCCAAGCTGCTCAAAGACCACATGACCATCTTCATCAACTTCGAAGAAGAGCTCGAAGCCGGTCATGACGGTCTGCACGACGGCCCCGCGCTGCAAAATGACAATCTCAACCGTTCTGTCGAAGAGCTCGAGCTCTCCGTTCGCAGCTACAACTGCCTCAAGAACGCCAACATCATCACCATCGGCGAGCTCATCCAGAAGACCGAAGCCGAGATGCTCAAGACCAAGAACTTTGGCCGCAAGTCCCTGAACGAGATCAAGGAAATCCTCGCTCAAATGGGCCTCTCGCTGGGCATGAAGATCGACGAGCACGGCAACCCGCAGCCCGGACCAACCTCCGTCCTGCCCGCAGCCACCCTCGCCGCCAGCTTCGGCAACTTCGATGACGACGATGAGGACGAAGACGAGGATGATGACTTCGATCTTCCCGCCGAGCCCGAAAACTTCTAA
- the infA gene encoding translation initiation factor IF-1 has translation MSKEDAIEVMAVVVETLPNAMFKVELENKHQALAHVSGRMRKNFIRILPGDRVAIELSPYDLNRGRIVYRYK, from the coding sequence TTGTCGAAGGAAGATGCAATTGAAGTGATGGCGGTTGTCGTTGAGACGCTGCCGAACGCGATGTTCAAGGTCGAGCTTGAAAACAAGCATCAGGCTCTTGCGCACGTCTCCGGACGTATGCGTAAAAACTTCATCCGCATCCTCCCCGGCGACCGTGTCGCGATTGAGCTCAGTCCGTACGATCTCAACCGTGGCCGTATCGTCTACCGCTACAAGTAG
- a CDS encoding sensor domain-containing diguanylate cyclase: protein MSTRLAENENASLKEIWTQELLDSQPEQECDELVKLAAAICGTPVGLVTLLDERHQWFRSTDWLKRRETPREAAFCAHVVRQSGLLVVTDSFTDPRFASNPLVTNEPGLRFFAGVPLQTVDGDLLGTLSVIDIVPRLLSEEQGHTLEVLGRQVSARLELLLQRTALEQALKEKEEAAAGLRASEELFRAFMNASPFMSYIKDSAGRLLFYNRSFAQRFGVSEYAWLGRTDEQLWPRNLTKSSRIHDLEVMVGDRIIENEEQVRGADGVIRSLRSFKFPCHDSAGNILLAGVAVDVSEEVAHKAELERYHRELEEANNRLRKLAVTDELTGLRNRRAFEERLVMEFSMARRRNRELSVLLLDVDDFKKVNDRWGHAAGDEVLRRLGTILQTTVRLPDLPARYGGEEFVVLLPESGQESALGLAKRVMSRVAIEKWENAPLTISIGMAAMDESLANGYQLVERADEALYAAKRAGKNRVVVYNG from the coding sequence ATGAGTACACGGCTAGCTGAGAACGAAAATGCCAGTCTCAAAGAGATTTGGACGCAGGAGTTACTAGACTCGCAACCGGAGCAGGAGTGCGATGAACTAGTGAAACTCGCTGCTGCAATCTGCGGGACACCGGTGGGACTGGTGACCCTGCTGGATGAGCGGCACCAATGGTTCCGATCGACCGATTGGCTGAAGCGACGGGAGACCCCACGAGAGGCCGCGTTTTGCGCGCACGTAGTGCGGCAATCGGGGCTGTTGGTCGTCACAGACTCATTCACCGATCCGCGGTTTGCCTCGAACCCATTAGTAACGAACGAGCCAGGCTTAAGGTTTTTTGCCGGGGTACCTCTTCAGACGGTGGATGGAGACTTGTTAGGTACGCTCTCTGTCATTGACATCGTGCCGCGCCTGCTCAGCGAAGAGCAAGGACACACGTTGGAGGTTCTGGGCAGGCAGGTGAGCGCGCGCTTGGAGCTGCTGTTGCAGCGTACCGCGCTGGAGCAGGCTTTGAAGGAGAAGGAAGAGGCCGCCGCGGGGCTGAGGGCGAGCGAGGAATTATTTCGTGCGTTTATGAACGCCAGCCCTTTTATGAGCTACATCAAAGACTCGGCCGGGCGGCTGCTCTTCTATAACCGCAGCTTTGCTCAACGATTCGGCGTGAGCGAGTATGCGTGGCTGGGACGCACCGACGAACAGCTGTGGCCGCGCAATCTAACAAAGTCGAGCCGCATCCACGATCTTGAAGTAATGGTTGGCGACCGGATTATCGAGAATGAGGAACAAGTTCGCGGAGCCGATGGCGTCATCCGCTCTCTGCGTTCCTTCAAGTTTCCCTGTCACGACTCGGCTGGAAATATTCTGCTGGCGGGAGTGGCGGTCGACGTCTCCGAAGAGGTGGCGCACAAGGCTGAACTGGAGCGCTACCACCGCGAGTTGGAAGAGGCCAACAACCGTCTGCGCAAGCTGGCAGTAACCGATGAGCTGACGGGACTGCGGAATCGCCGCGCATTCGAAGAGCGGCTGGTGATGGAGTTTTCGATGGCACGGCGCCGGAACCGTGAGCTGTCGGTTCTGCTGCTCGATGTGGACGACTTCAAGAAGGTGAACGACCGCTGGGGTCATGCTGCAGGCGACGAGGTACTGCGTCGCCTGGGAACGATTCTGCAGACGACGGTGCGACTACCCGATCTTCCGGCACGGTATGGCGGTGAGGAGTTTGTCGTGCTGCTGCCGGAGAGCGGTCAGGAGAGCGCCCTGGGGTTGGCCAAGCGCGTGATGTCGAGAGTGGCGATCGAGAAGTGGGAGAATGCGCCACTGACGATCAGCATCGGGATGGCTGCAATGGACGAATCTCTGGCCAATGGCTATCAGTTGGTGGAGAGAGCGGACGAGGCTCTGTACGCGGCCAAGCGCGCAGGAAAAAATCGCGTCGTCGTGTACAACGGCTGA
- the rpmJ gene encoding 50S ribosomal protein L36, translated as MKVRASVKKICDKCKVIHRRGVVRVICENAKHKQRQG; from the coding sequence ATGAAGGTTCGTGCATCAGTCAAGAAGATCTGCGATAAGTGCAAGGTAATCCATCGCCGCGGCGTCGTTCGCGTCATCTGCGAGAACGCCAAGCACAAGCAGCGCCAGGGATAA
- a CDS encoding ArsR/SmtB family transcription factor — protein MTATKRMTLTDRQLTLIARALADPRRYDILQKIGKCSASCACGDIRSGLPISPATLSHHMKELENAGLVDVRREGKFVNYTLRRDVLQAYLDRLSKI, from the coding sequence GTGACAGCGACCAAGCGTATGACTCTTACCGACCGCCAGCTTACCCTCATCGCCCGCGCGCTGGCAGATCCGCGCCGCTACGACATCCTTCAGAAGATCGGCAAATGTAGTGCCTCGTGTGCATGCGGCGATATTCGAAGCGGCCTTCCTATCAGCCCGGCAACGCTCTCGCACCACATGAAAGAGTTGGAGAACGCCGGTCTGGTCGATGTCCGGCGAGAAGGAAAGTTCGTCAACTACACACTGCGCCGCGACGTTCTGCAAGCGTATCTTGACCGGCTCTCCAAAATATAG
- a CDS encoding ArnT family glycosyltransferase: MSDLQKSAAPGAWKERAPIAWLYGIWKGFAAESPHEFLVLCIVTGFLLLYGLVPLIGGDQLGLVGADEPRYAQIAREMLAQHNEVCNQLHADMVPHSFNPKAIDDSFHCLIGGTITPILYGKPWLEKPALYYWRAMSFFREFGVSDWSARLPSSSGAFALFFLIFLHMRRFRPGGHLNAALITASSLAVFSFARGASTDMQLAAPFCIGMLGWYAWYETGKKFWLFDLYFFGAAATLAKGPVAPFLALVTILLFAGLRREWSLLRRTIWLPGILLYMVMVLPWYIAVQWKNPTFYRLFFLEHNLERFATNRYQHHQPFWFYLAVLILGLMPWTILALRALVDSIDVSIAEWKVRHNPQRYLGHSRAGDAFPEFLVLWALFPIVFFSFSGSKLPGYILPSIPPLTILTADYLHRNRRDGLPNWLVWAHAAVCAILVFVLILAPQHMKYETLVPSAQWLFIAGGSALIVGAAVFLIIRRWGVPQLVNATFIPIVITLVFLLGFHGKDLDLNYSARPLAREIQRLAPNENILAVYEVRRDLDYGLAFYRNIPTVHYTEEDCAASVPAQEHILVIPTKDMAVLNQCLVNRVYKPLFLYDTQGLEVYKVYARQ; encoded by the coding sequence ATGAGTGATCTGCAAAAATCTGCCGCGCCCGGCGCATGGAAAGAACGCGCACCCATCGCGTGGCTGTATGGCATCTGGAAGGGCTTCGCCGCCGAGTCGCCCCACGAGTTTCTAGTCCTTTGCATTGTGACGGGTTTTCTCCTGCTCTACGGTCTGGTCCCGCTGATCGGTGGCGACCAGCTCGGCCTCGTCGGCGCAGACGAACCACGCTACGCCCAGATCGCCCGCGAGATGCTCGCGCAACACAACGAGGTCTGCAACCAGCTCCACGCAGACATGGTTCCCCATAGCTTTAATCCCAAGGCTATCGATGACTCCTTCCACTGCCTCATCGGTGGAACCATCACACCCATCCTCTACGGCAAGCCCTGGCTTGAGAAGCCCGCGCTCTACTACTGGCGTGCCATGAGTTTCTTTCGCGAGTTCGGCGTCTCCGACTGGTCGGCCCGGCTGCCGTCGTCTTCAGGAGCCTTCGCTCTTTTCTTTCTGATCTTTCTCCACATGAGGCGATTCCGCCCTGGAGGCCACCTCAACGCCGCACTCATCACAGCCTCGAGCCTCGCTGTCTTCAGCTTTGCTCGCGGGGCTTCCACCGACATGCAGTTAGCAGCGCCCTTCTGTATCGGGATGCTTGGCTGGTACGCCTGGTATGAGACCGGCAAGAAGTTCTGGCTCTTCGACCTCTACTTCTTCGGAGCTGCGGCGACTCTTGCCAAAGGTCCGGTAGCACCCTTTCTGGCCCTTGTTACCATCCTGCTCTTCGCAGGTCTTCGCCGAGAGTGGTCCCTACTGCGCCGCACCATCTGGCTTCCCGGCATTCTTCTCTACATGGTGATGGTGCTTCCGTGGTACATCGCCGTTCAATGGAAGAACCCAACCTTCTATCGCCTCTTCTTCCTCGAACATAATCTCGAGCGCTTCGCCACCAACCGCTATCAACACCATCAGCCCTTCTGGTTCTATCTCGCTGTACTGATCCTCGGCCTGATGCCCTGGACCATCCTCGCCCTTCGCGCTCTGGTCGACTCCATCGACGTCTCCATCGCCGAGTGGAAGGTCCGCCATAATCCTCAGCGCTATCTGGGACACTCGCGTGCCGGTGATGCCTTCCCGGAGTTCCTTGTTCTCTGGGCACTCTTTCCCATCGTCTTCTTCTCCTTCTCCGGATCGAAGCTTCCCGGCTATATTCTTCCCTCCATTCCACCGCTCACCATCCTCACGGCTGATTATCTCCACCGCAACCGTCGCGACGGTCTGCCGAACTGGCTGGTCTGGGCACACGCTGCCGTCTGCGCCATCCTCGTCTTCGTCCTGATCCTTGCCCCCCAGCACATGAAGTACGAGACCCTGGTTCCTTCGGCGCAGTGGCTTTTCATCGCCGGTGGATCGGCTCTTATTGTTGGAGCGGCCGTCTTCCTGATCATCCGCCGCTGGGGTGTGCCGCAACTGGTCAACGCGACTTTTATTCCCATCGTCATTACGCTTGTTTTTCTGCTCGGCTTCCACGGCAAAGATCTCGATCTGAACTACTCTGCCCGGCCTCTGGCCCGCGAGATCCAGCGCCTGGCGCCGAATGAGAATATTCTGGCCGTCTATGAGGTGCGCCGCGATCTGGATTACGGCCTCGCCTTCTACCGCAACATCCCCACCGTCCATTACACCGAAGAAGACTGCGCTGCCAGCGTCCCCGCCCAGGAGCATATTCTTGTGATTCCAACCAAGGACATGGCCGTGCTGAACCAATGCCTCGTCAACCGAGTCTACAAGCCGCTCTTCCTCTATGACACCCAGGGACTTGAGGTCTACAAAGTCTATGCCCGTCAATAA
- a CDS encoding DUF503 domain-containing protein codes for MPIARLTIELEIPHAQSLKDRRQVVRSIKDKLRHGFNLSIAELDDGIVWNRATLGIAAISSSTSYLTGQIRLIDEAVLRLAAGLGAEIMDSYAEILPE; via the coding sequence ATGCCAATAGCTAGACTCACCATCGAGCTGGAGATTCCTCACGCGCAGTCGCTCAAGGACCGTCGCCAAGTCGTTCGATCAATTAAGGATAAGCTTCGACATGGCTTCAACCTCTCGATCGCCGAGCTCGACGATGGGATCGTCTGGAACCGGGCCACGCTGGGAATCGCAGCCATCTCATCCTCCACCAGTTATCTCACTGGCCAGATCCGGCTCATCGACGAGGCCGTGCTGCGTCTGGCCGCTGGCCTGGGAGCTGAAATCATGGATTCTTATGCCGAAATTCTGCCTGAATAA
- the rbfA gene encoding 30S ribosome-binding factor RbfA, translating into MPEQRARTHHRSRVANTFSEEIGAMLEGELSDPRIAPSHVTEVVLAPGGKSARVFIAVHGSEQEEESTLEALTSARGYIRSQLRDRMGVRHVPELSFAIDRSEKMTGRMDELLNRMRKREKKATPSQP; encoded by the coding sequence ATGCCCGAGCAACGAGCCAGAACGCACCACCGCAGCCGAGTAGCCAACACCTTCTCCGAAGAGATCGGTGCCATGCTGGAAGGCGAGCTTTCCGATCCCCGTATCGCGCCCAGCCACGTCACCGAGGTAGTTCTCGCTCCCGGTGGCAAATCTGCTCGCGTCTTCATCGCGGTCCACGGCAGCGAGCAGGAAGAAGAGTCCACCCTCGAAGCACTCACCTCGGCCCGTGGCTATATTCGTTCGCAGCTTCGTGACCGCATGGGTGTCCGCCACGTCCCTGAACTCAGCTTCGCCATTGACCGCTCTGAAAAGATGACCGGCCGCATGGACGAGCTCTTGAACCGTATGCGTAAACGCGAAAAGAAGGCGACCCCATCTCAACCATGA
- the map gene encoding type I methionyl aminopeptidase: protein MAILIKSPAEIEKMRISGKALRQVHDAIAPFVKPGATTMDLENVAVRKIAELGGIAAFKGYHGYPAALCTSVNNEVVHGMPNEKRVLNEGDIISIDCGVIIDGFYSDAAVTYPVGKVSPETQKLLDVTNASLEAAIQQCQVGGRLFDISAAVQQMCEAAGFGVVRDFVGHGIGKSMHEDPQVPNFGTAGKGPRLKAGMVLAIEPMINAGGPEVRVLKDGWTAVTVDGSYSAHFEHTVAITKDGPRVLTR from the coding sequence ATGGCCATACTTATCAAATCGCCCGCAGAGATCGAGAAGATGCGGATCTCCGGCAAGGCCCTCCGCCAGGTCCACGATGCTATTGCGCCCTTCGTTAAGCCGGGCGCTACCACGATGGATCTTGAGAATGTCGCCGTCCGCAAGATTGCGGAGCTCGGCGGAATCGCAGCATTCAAGGGTTACCACGGCTACCCAGCAGCGCTCTGCACCTCGGTCAATAACGAGGTCGTGCATGGAATGCCGAACGAAAAACGTGTTCTCAACGAAGGGGACATTATCTCCATCGACTGCGGCGTCATTATTGACGGCTTTTACTCCGACGCTGCCGTAACCTATCCGGTAGGCAAGGTCAGCCCCGAGACGCAAAAGCTCCTTGACGTGACCAATGCTTCGCTCGAAGCTGCCATCCAGCAATGCCAAGTAGGTGGTCGCCTCTTCGACATCTCCGCCGCCGTTCAGCAGATGTGCGAGGCCGCTGGTTTTGGGGTCGTCCGTGACTTTGTGGGGCACGGCATCGGCAAATCCATGCACGAAGACCCCCAAGTTCCCAACTTCGGCACCGCAGGAAAAGGCCCCCGTCTCAAGGCAGGCATGGTCCTCGCCATCGAGCCGATGATCAATGCGGGAGGCCCGGAAGTTCGAGTTCTGAAGGACGGATGGACCGCTGTGACCGTCGATGGAAGCTACAGCGCCCACTTTGAGCATACTGTTGCCATCACAAAAGATGGTCCCCGGGTGCTTACCCGCTAG
- a CDS encoding DHH family phosphoesterase, which produces MTHPLIDEATHEAQIEALLEAFRANPRFILTSHSRPDGDALGSVLALAEILDQMGRQTDVVFADPVPAIYRTLPNVDRIHHTPSAADIADHSIPAILLECDGIARTGLLGLDENRPLINIDHHASGRHFAAVNWIDEHACAVGAMVYRIALAAGAEITPSMATCLYTAILSDTGGFTYASTNAETFAVAHDLAMRGANPAKIARDVYFSNSISKIRLLGAALSNLHCEGNVAWSWVTSNDMMLTGSDAEDCEGVVNYLISIAGIESAVFLRELPDINEFRLSIRSKGKLDVARIAESFGGGGHRSASGCTIRGPLDVATERILTQLRMGLC; this is translated from the coding sequence ATGACGCATCCTTTGATCGACGAAGCAACGCATGAGGCCCAGATCGAAGCACTTCTCGAGGCCTTTCGTGCCAATCCACGCTTCATTCTGACCTCGCACTCCCGTCCCGACGGCGATGCTCTTGGTTCGGTGCTCGCTTTAGCCGAGATTCTCGATCAGATGGGCCGTCAGACCGACGTCGTCTTTGCCGACCCGGTTCCGGCCATCTATCGCACGCTGCCCAACGTCGACCGCATCCACCACACACCCTCTGCTGCCGACATTGCTGACCACAGCATCCCAGCCATTCTGTTGGAGTGTGACGGTATCGCCCGTACCGGTCTCCTTGGTCTCGACGAAAACCGGCCCCTCATCAACATCGACCACCACGCCAGCGGCCGTCACTTTGCCGCCGTCAACTGGATCGATGAGCATGCCTGCGCCGTCGGGGCTATGGTCTATCGCATCGCGCTTGCTGCCGGAGCTGAGATCACGCCCAGCATGGCTACGTGTCTTTACACCGCGATCCTCTCCGACACCGGCGGCTTCACCTACGCCAGCACCAACGCGGAGACCTTTGCCGTCGCCCACGATCTTGCCATGCGTGGCGCAAACCCGGCAAAGATCGCTCGCGATGTTTATTTTTCCAACTCCATCAGCAAAATACGCCTGCTTGGTGCGGCCCTTTCCAATCTTCATTGCGAAGGCAACGTCGCCTGGTCGTGGGTCACCAGCAATGACATGATGCTTACCGGTTCCGACGCTGAGGACTGTGAAGGCGTCGTCAACTATCTCATCAGCATCGCCGGTATCGAGTCCGCCGTCTTCCTCCGTGAGCTTCCTGACATTAATGAGTTCCGTCTCAGCATTCGCAGCAAAGGCAAGCTCGATGTTGCCCGGATCGCCGAGTCCTTCGGCGGCGGCGGTCACCGCAGCGCCAGCGGATGTACCATTCGCGGTCCGCTCGATGTAGCTACCGAGCGCATCCTCACACAACTACGCATGGGACTCTGTTAG